A single window of Synechocystis sp. PCC 7509 DNA harbors:
- a CDS encoding tyrosine-type recombinase/integrase: MPQLPDRPILPITIVPLDGGREKTGRSTSNETLSDLRHWQIEEFLRQTGKADNTQRAYKRQLKSFSAWCNKSWLDVTPSDIGKYRRDLLQQELKPASINHALNTLRAFYQWMRRSNGYPVNQPLPTDAIGLERVEEPQDLHIEKEDMVDIWHALSTEGATRIRDRAIVALLSHGLRASELSVLNVNSWNGKRLTVHRSKGQNVSEIPLSKEAQQYLETYLEWRMQQSEAFAPTPDSPMFLCQDPKHRGERLGYKGLYRMIKKLGVIAQVNDIRPHRFRHEFGTSITRKGVDPMYGKELMGIKSDRVYGRYTQGALKQAAAKAYLQAIGEDEDED, from the coding sequence ATGCCCCAACTCCCCGACCGCCCTATATTACCCATTACTATCGTTCCCCTTGATGGCGGACGGGAGAAGACAGGGCGAAGCACTTCTAATGAAACGCTGTCAGACCTTCGCCATTGGCAAATTGAGGAGTTTTTGCGGCAGACGGGTAAGGCAGATAACACGCAGCGCGCTTACAAGCGACAACTAAAGAGTTTTAGCGCCTGGTGCAATAAGTCTTGGCTAGATGTAACCCCTAGCGATATCGGCAAATATCGGCGGGATTTATTGCAGCAAGAACTTAAGCCTGCTTCGATTAACCATGCCCTGAATACGTTACGAGCATTTTATCAATGGATGCGGCGCAGTAATGGGTATCCGGTGAACCAACCCCTGCCGACGGATGCAATTGGGCTAGAACGGGTCGAGGAGCCGCAAGACCTACATATTGAAAAAGAGGACATGGTTGATATTTGGCACGCGCTGTCTACGGAGGGAGCGACTCGGATACGCGATCGCGCCATTGTCGCCTTGCTCAGTCACGGGCTAAGGGCTTCGGAATTATCAGTTCTTAATGTCAATAGCTGGAACGGCAAAAGGCTTACTGTTCATCGTTCCAAGGGGCAAAACGTGAGCGAAATTCCCTTGAGTAAGGAAGCACAACAATACCTGGAAACATATTTAGAGTGGCGAATGCAGCAAAGTGAGGCGTTTGCTCCAACGCCTGATAGCCCTATGTTTCTGTGTCAAGACCCGAAGCACCGAGGGGAGAGGCTGGGTTACAAGGGGCTATACAGAATGATCAAAAAATTGGGGGTGATCGCCCAAGTGAACGACATTAGACCACACCGCTTTCGGCACGAATTTGGTACAAGCATTACCCGTAAAGGCGTAGATCCAATGTATGGTAAGGAGTTGATGGGAATTAAAAGTGATAGAGTTTACGGGCGCTATACTCAAGGAGCGCTGAAACAAGCGGCAGCCAAGGCTTATTTGCAGGCGATCGGGGAGGATGAGGACGAAGATTAG
- a CDS encoding UPF0175 family protein, translated as MQLSIPDSVLSAIRLPEPRIEQVLLHELAIALYTQELLSFGKARELAQMNKYEFGQLLGQRLILRHYSLEELSDDLDYASGE; from the coding sequence ATGCAACTATCTATTCCTGACTCCGTTTTGTCTGCTATCCGGCTGCCAGAACCTCGAATTGAGCAAGTCCTGCTGCATGAATTGGCGATCGCTCTTTATACTCAGGAGCTACTTTCTTTTGGCAAAGCCCGTGAACTGGCACAAATGAATAAGTACGAATTTGGACAGTTATTAGGACAGCGTTTAATATTGCGGCATTACAGCTTAGAAGAATTATCGGACGACTTGGATTATGCCAGTGGTGAGTAA
- a CDS encoding DUF3368 domain-containing protein, producing the protein MPVVSNTSPILNLAIIGQLELIRQQFGQVQIPLAVLAELKVLEDRPGSKEIQAAVDTGWIKVQEVSSQLSVQLLQQVLDRGESEAITLAIDLKADRILLDERDGRKIAKSLGLKVTGVLGILLRAKQEGDLSSLLDAIDALVKTAGFRIAPELLAKVLEEK; encoded by the coding sequence ATGCCAGTGGTGAGTAATACTTCGCCAATCCTCAACTTAGCTATTATTGGACAGCTTGAACTGATACGTCAGCAATTTGGACAAGTGCAAATACCACTAGCAGTTTTGGCAGAATTAAAAGTGCTTGAGGATAGACCCGGATCAAAAGAGATTCAAGCAGCAGTGGATACGGGTTGGATTAAGGTTCAAGAAGTATCTTCACAGTTGTCAGTGCAGTTGTTGCAGCAAGTATTAGACCGAGGTGAATCCGAGGCAATTACTTTAGCAATCGATCTTAAAGCAGACCGAATATTACTGGACGAGCGAGACGGGCGTAAAATTGCTAAATCCCTTGGGTTAAAAGTAACCGGAGTTTTAGGGATTTTACTTCGAGCAAAGCAAGAAGGTGATTTGTCTTCTTTACTAGATGCGATTGATGCTTTGGTTAAGACTGCTGGTTTCCGGATCGCACCGGAACTATTAGCAAAAGTTTTAGAGGAAAAATAA
- a CDS encoding IS6 family transposase has product MNSKSPFKWRHYQSEIILRCVRWYLSYPLSYRQVTEMVNERGLDIHHSTVFRWVQEYSPEMDKRVRPYLKLTNDSWRVDETYILVKGKQKYLYRAVDSAGNTLDFLLTAKRDAKAAKRFLRKTLKAIHTSVPRVITVDKNPAYPKAINVLKAANKLPEVVKLRQIKYLNNIVEQDHRGIKRLVKPGMGFGSFNTARRTIRGYETLNMVRKGQVIGVPRGAIKERLVFIYQIFGVVA; this is encoded by the coding sequence ATGAATTCTAAATCCCCCTTCAAGTGGCGGCATTATCAGTCAGAAATCATCCTACGTTGTGTTCGGTGGTATCTAAGCTATCCGCTTTCCTATCGCCAAGTAACAGAGATGGTGAACGAGCGGGGATTAGATATACATCACAGCACCGTCTTCCGTTGGGTGCAAGAATATAGTCCAGAAATGGACAAACGAGTCAGACCGTATCTAAAGCTTACTAATGACTCATGGCGGGTAGATGAAACCTATATTTTGGTCAAAGGCAAGCAGAAGTATTTATACCGAGCAGTCGATTCGGCAGGGAACACCTTAGACTTCCTCCTCACAGCGAAGCGGGATGCGAAAGCGGCGAAACGGTTTTTGCGTAAGACATTGAAAGCAATTCACACTTCCGTACCAAGAGTCATCACTGTGGATAAGAACCCTGCTTATCCAAAAGCGATTAACGTACTCAAAGCTGCCAATAAGTTACCCGAAGTAGTGAAATTACGACAGATTAAATATCTCAATAATATTGTGGAGCAAGACCATCGGGGGATAAAACGATTAGTCAAACCAGGAATGGGATTTGGCTCCTTCAACACTGCAAGAAGAACCATTCGGGGATATGAAACTCTGAACATGGTTAGAAAAGGACAAGTTATTGGTGTTCCCAGGGGAGCCATCAAAGAGCGACTTGTCTTTATCTATCAAATCTTTGGGGTAGTTGCATAA
- a CDS encoding IS1 family transposase, whose amino-acid sequence MTVWLAVQCPDCHSTDVSKHGKSTEGKKRYACNNSECLRRTFILDNSHPGRKRSVKHQIVEMSINGSGVRDIARVLHVSPSTVIRELKKKKPHLQAVNQKLLKTIRPEQVEVEIYKVEEEKEPEPGIKSSELDEMWSFVGNKKNPRWLWHAIDRSTGKVLAYVFGRRKDEVFLKLKELLEPFGIKRYCTDGWGAYERNLPEDKHEVGKKNTQRIERKHLNLRTRIKRLARKTICFSKLEEMHDLVIGLFVNCYEFGLSI is encoded by the coding sequence ATGACTGTTTGGCTTGCTGTTCAATGTCCTGATTGCCACTCTACTGATGTCTCTAAACATGGCAAATCTACCGAAGGCAAGAAGCGCTACGCCTGTAATAATTCTGAATGTCTGCGACGCACTTTTATCCTCGACAACAGTCATCCGGGACGAAAGCGAAGTGTCAAGCACCAAATTGTCGAGATGAGCATCAATGGTAGTGGAGTCAGAGATATTGCGCGGGTACTTCATGTCAGCCCCTCTACGGTGATTCGAGAATTAAAGAAAAAGAAGCCGCATTTGCAAGCAGTTAATCAGAAATTGTTAAAGACTATTCGACCAGAGCAGGTAGAAGTAGAAATCTACAAGGTCGAAGAAGAAAAGGAGCCAGAGCCAGGAATCAAATCATCTGAGTTAGACGAGATGTGGAGCTTTGTAGGCAATAAGAAAAATCCTCGATGGCTATGGCATGCGATAGACCGCAGTACAGGGAAAGTTCTAGCATATGTTTTCGGCAGACGAAAAGATGAAGTTTTTCTCAAGCTGAAAGAACTGTTAGAGCCGTTTGGTATCAAGAGATATTGTACGGATGGTTGGGGAGCTTATGAACGCAACTTGCCGGAAGACAAGCATGAAGTTGGGAAGAAAAACACTCAGAGGATTGAGCGTAAACATCTAAATCTGAGGACGAGGATTAAGCGATTAGCCAGGAAGACTATTTGTTTCTCTAAGTTAGAAGAGATGCATGATTTAGTAATTGGCTTATTCGTTAACTGTTATGAGTTTGGTTTATCGATTTAG
- a CDS encoding GTPase, whose translation MKKESANDFHCEGYKKWLPNESSIVPTNFNIQSPPSIQQPLIAPLAFYVRGSVSANEVLENSSKEIIKKISSYIEEFNQKDIFEPKYKQLVFVVGNSGTGKSTLISYLAGDDLVAKTINGKLIIDNNTTSDIEIGHGLESKTFFPQFKDILGTIYCDMPGFGDTRGIVEEIAKAIFMKKVSDYINNVKILVTIAYSDIDARAEGLRSLIKNLSSFIRNINDFDNGINIIVTKVDNGVKIDNNAYVSKTDDEITAEILGTLNSFINENPNEPSFLKSIISHKHIKIFRKPSGEGTLKYLTIPGLGKIFENEQKSIQEAITNTLYLSKNNIDFGYSITSNAQLDSVGIAKELRTKMAFDMGAIFEQIEKHYSSKVNSSADIYQLKEILDNRNWNKDQFNFSDPILFLEGVRQKVNKFRIGITQAKFKGFLANNEFLNFLGHLSEQIDKYTYYQALDSLLNFLVREEEFNQILINLVNIQLNDENVIKSLDQLKNNRNNEDLISTIVRDFGNFTEAQKSQINKLLDYLLKSPESKDIGDRRIIVGRIVKLSEVLDFIKGKNTESLCIYSSKALILDDKSLDLPGKNVSIIAPEWYMFGSNTITLDGLDGQAHDLPKATDGATDGQKGADGLPGKPGHSAGNFLGVGNTFYNSSALTISAIGGKGGLGQNGGNGHDGRSETDADAYKNSIHTLSYESPDKYKPIVGHPYGVPRKKTTSGWGSITDYEYQDYKNEGLNGQVGGNGGAGGLGGLGGKRGIFEIFNTKNQGISAVSEDGENGQDGNPGNGGIGGKHGQDAYTTFYVSTNNRSRGSSTCGLEDSRMSGDKGRANNGISLLSPGSKEPDQEQKIEMIWYKPFIEYRKFMAENIGNKFLKHNTEELLKALSEIQGRLDTH comes from the coding sequence ATGAAAAAGGAAAGCGCCAATGATTTTCATTGTGAAGGGTATAAGAAATGGCTACCCAATGAATCAAGTATTGTGCCTACCAATTTCAATATTCAATCTCCGCCTAGTATTCAGCAGCCTTTGATTGCCCCACTTGCCTTTTATGTTCGCGGATCTGTATCAGCAAATGAAGTACTTGAAAATTCATCTAAGGAAATCATCAAGAAAATCTCTAGTTACATAGAGGAATTTAACCAAAAAGATATATTTGAACCCAAGTACAAGCAATTGGTTTTTGTAGTTGGAAATTCTGGTACTGGTAAAAGTACGTTGATAAGTTATCTTGCAGGAGATGATTTAGTTGCAAAGACGATAAATGGCAAATTAATAATAGACAACAATACAACAAGTGATATAGAGATAGGACACGGGTTAGAATCTAAAACATTTTTTCCGCAATTCAAAGATATTTTAGGAACAATATATTGTGATATGCCAGGATTTGGAGATACCAGAGGCATAGTTGAAGAAATAGCAAAAGCTATATTCATGAAAAAAGTTTCTGATTATATTAATAATGTAAAAATTTTAGTCACTATAGCTTACTCTGATATTGATGCAAGGGCTGAAGGACTTCGTTCTTTAATAAAAAATTTGTCAAGTTTTATCCGTAATATTAATGATTTTGATAATGGGATAAATATAATTGTTACTAAAGTTGATAATGGTGTAAAAATAGATAACAACGCTTACGTTTCCAAAACAGACGATGAAATTACAGCCGAAATCTTGGGTACTTTAAACAGCTTTATAAATGAAAACCCGAATGAGCCTTCGTTTCTTAAATCAATAATCAGTCACAAACATATCAAAATTTTTCGCAAACCTTCAGGGGAAGGAACTTTAAAATATTTGACAATACCAGGATTAGGGAAAATTTTTGAAAATGAACAAAAATCTATCCAAGAAGCCATAACAAATACTTTATATCTCAGTAAAAATAATATTGATTTTGGTTACAGCATTACTTCAAATGCCCAGTTAGATAGTGTGGGCATTGCAAAAGAGTTAAGAACAAAAATGGCTTTTGATATGGGTGCTATTTTTGAACAAATAGAAAAGCATTATTCAAGTAAGGTCAATAGTAGCGCAGATATTTATCAGTTAAAAGAAATACTTGATAATCGGAATTGGAATAAAGATCAATTTAATTTTAGCGATCCCATCTTATTTTTAGAAGGTGTAAGACAGAAAGTAAATAAATTTAGAATTGGGATAACTCAAGCCAAATTTAAAGGATTCTTAGCAAACAATGAATTTCTTAATTTTTTAGGGCATTTAAGCGAGCAAATTGATAAATATACTTACTATCAAGCTTTAGATTCTCTCCTTAATTTTTTGGTTAGGGAAGAAGAATTTAATCAAATACTTATTAACTTAGTGAATATACAATTGAATGATGAAAATGTAATTAAGAGTTTAGATCAATTAAAAAATAACAGAAATAATGAAGATTTGATTTCCACAATAGTAAGGGATTTTGGTAATTTTACTGAAGCTCAGAAGTCACAAATCAATAAATTGCTGGATTATCTACTAAAATCTCCAGAATCTAAAGATATTGGTGATAGGAGAATCATCGTTGGTCGTATAGTAAAATTGAGTGAAGTCCTAGATTTTATTAAGGGTAAAAACACCGAATCTTTGTGTATTTACTCAAGTAAGGCATTAATTCTAGATGATAAGAGTTTAGACCTACCCGGTAAAAATGTAAGTATTATTGCCCCAGAGTGGTATATGTTTGGGTCAAATACAATTACGCTCGACGGATTAGATGGTCAGGCTCACGATTTGCCAAAAGCTACCGATGGTGCGACTGATGGACAAAAGGGCGCTGATGGTCTTCCTGGTAAGCCAGGTCACAGTGCTGGAAATTTTCTTGGTGTAGGTAACACATTTTATAATTCCTCCGCCTTAACAATTAGCGCCATTGGAGGCAAAGGAGGTTTAGGACAAAATGGTGGGAATGGGCATGATGGTCGCAGTGAAACTGATGCAGATGCTTACAAGAACTCAATTCATACTTTAAGTTATGAAAGCCCGGATAAATACAAACCCATTGTCGGGCATCCATATGGAGTTCCAAGAAAAAAAACTACCTCTGGATGGGGTAGCATCACCGATTATGAGTATCAAGACTATAAGAATGAAGGTCTAAATGGACAAGTCGGAGGTAACGGCGGTGCAGGTGGTTTAGGTGGTTTAGGGGGAAAACGAGGAATTTTTGAGATATTCAATACAAAAAACCAAGGCATTTCTGCTGTTAGCGAAGATGGAGAAAATGGTCAAGATGGTAATCCTGGTAATGGGGGTATTGGAGGAAAACATGGACAAGATGCCTATACTACTTTTTATGTGAGTACCAATAACAGATCGAGGGGAAGTTCAACCTGTGGTTTGGAAGATAGTCGCATGAGTGGTGATAAAGGAAGAGCAAACAATGGAATTTCTCTTTTAAGTCCAGGGTCAAAAGAGCCAGATCAAGAACAAAAAATCGAAATGATTTGGTATAAACCATTTATTGAATATAGAAAATTTATGGCTGAAAATATAGGCAATAAATTTCTTAAACATAACACCGAAGAATTGTTAAAAGCGTTAAGTGAAATCCAAGGAAGGTTAGATACTCACTGA
- a CDS encoding tyrosine-type recombinase/integrase, with protein MSDHSFLTPNNAIAHSSASITPTEGLLDLWLHGKSPHTQRYYRREALKFLGVVNKPIDSITLADIQGYSTALHQSSLAVSSVARAIAAIKSLFTFAHQKTGLLKANPAGAVTLPKVKDSLAERILPEWVVQTMIGLEQNKRNRALLKLLYIAGLRVSEVTQLQWFSLQPRDVGGQVLVYGKGGKTRAIKLPASLWQELQSIRGDAAIGEPVFTSRKKKGHLKEMQVNRIVKAAAKRVPGLEEAIAENVSPHWLRHAHASHAMDRGAPVHLVKETLGHANIATTGRYLHARPTDSSSLYLDS; from the coding sequence ATGTCCGATCACTCCTTTTTAACCCCCAATAACGCGATCGCTCATTCCAGTGCGTCAATTACTCCTACGGAGGGGTTGCTTGACCTTTGGCTGCACGGCAAGTCACCCCATACTCAGCGTTACTATCGCCGCGAAGCATTAAAGTTTCTGGGGGTTGTAAATAAACCCATTGATTCGATAACCTTAGCTGATATTCAGGGCTATTCCACTGCACTGCATCAAAGCTCCCTGGCTGTTTCTTCTGTTGCTAGGGCGATCGCGGCAATTAAATCTCTGTTTACTTTCGCTCATCAAAAAACGGGGTTGCTGAAAGCTAACCCCGCCGGAGCGGTAACTCTGCCCAAGGTGAAGGATTCCTTGGCAGAACGGATTTTACCAGAATGGGTGGTACAAACGATGATTGGTTTAGAACAGAATAAGCGCAACCGAGCGTTACTGAAGCTACTGTATATTGCAGGGCTAAGGGTGTCAGAGGTGACGCAATTGCAGTGGTTCTCGCTGCAACCAAGGGATGTCGGGGGACAGGTGTTGGTCTACGGTAAAGGTGGTAAAACACGGGCAATTAAGCTGCCTGCGTCACTTTGGCAGGAATTGCAATCAATACGGGGAGATGCGGCAATTGGTGAACCAGTGTTTACTAGCCGCAAGAAAAAGGGGCATTTGAAAGAGATGCAGGTCAATCGCATCGTCAAAGCTGCGGCAAAAAGAGTACCAGGGTTAGAGGAGGCTATAGCTGAAAATGTATCACCGCACTGGCTGCGTCATGCTCATGCAAGCCATGCAATGGATCGCGGCGCTCCGGTTCACCTAGTCAAGGAGACTTTAGGTCATGCAAATATTGCCACTACAGGGCGCTATCTCCATGCGCGACCAACTGATAGCTCTAGTTTGTATTTGGATTCTTAG
- a CDS encoding Uma2 family endonuclease codes for MSSSKTKFSLQEFLTMPESGDRTELIDGEIITKVSPTSPHSRAQKRLLRRLDDWCEQTNLGEVNPEWTVTLKRNSVDWAPVPDLTYISTSRIPADWDGQGPCPGIPELVIEIISPGQSFGGMTGKATDYLLAGVNRIWVVDNQAQSVTVFGGSDFPQTFWINDTLSDVLLPELAIALTDIFAPRRLPNAE; via the coding sequence ATGAGTTCCAGCAAAACTAAATTCAGCTTGCAAGAATTTTTAACTATGCCCGAAAGCGGCGATCGCACCGAACTTATCGATGGAGAAATTATTACTAAAGTGTCCCCTACAAGTCCTCATAGTCGCGCTCAAAAACGCTTGCTTCGGCGGCTCGATGATTGGTGCGAACAGACCAATCTTGGCGAGGTCAATCCAGAGTGGACTGTTACCCTAAAGCGTAACTCTGTTGATTGGGCCCCCGTTCCTGACCTCACTTATATTTCTACGAGTCGAATTCCAGCCGATTGGGATGGACAGGGACCATGCCCAGGTATTCCTGAGCTAGTCATCGAAATTATCTCCCCTGGTCAGTCTTTTGGCGGCATGACAGGTAAAGCAACAGATTATTTACTTGCTGGCGTAAACAGGATATGGGTTGTAGATAATCAAGCACAGTCAGTGACAGTTTTCGGTGGCAGTGATTTTCCTCAAACTTTTTGGATTAACGATACACTTTCTGATGTACTGCTGCCAGAACTTGCGATCGCTCTAACAGATATTTTTGCACCGAGACGACTTCCTAATGCCGAATAA
- a CDS encoding DUF389 domain-containing protein: MRNSSLLKIDNIRSRFNDLKNRKILPQQVEEMRQGLVEESSISITYLVLILGSCIIATLGLLSNSVAVIIGAMIIAPLMLPIRGVAFGALEGNVILFRKGLTAILVGTFLAITLALLIGYLVSLPVFGSEVISRSKPTLLDLGIAIAAGGISGFAKVQPKISESLAGTAIAVALMPPICVVGLGLAQADWSLSFGATLLYLTNLLGITLSCMLTFLIAGCTSGKRAHKALFWTLGFTAILLVPLGVGFFQLIRQAQLEASLKQALLNRTVTLQRMVLLNSDVNWLTNPPQVRLNVRTKEAVTPRQVMLLEEFLEKEIGQTFTLIFEVGQIEEIRRESPDSSNF, translated from the coding sequence ATGAGGAATAGTAGCTTGTTAAAAATTGACAATATACGCAGTCGATTTAATGACTTAAAAAACAGAAAAATTCTGCCACAGCAAGTGGAGGAAATGCGCCAGGGGTTAGTAGAAGAATCAAGCATAAGTATTACTTACCTTGTGTTGATTCTAGGTTCTTGTATAATTGCTACATTGGGACTGCTTTCTAATAGCGTAGCTGTAATCATTGGTGCGATGATTATTGCTCCGTTAATGTTGCCAATTCGCGGGGTAGCATTTGGAGCATTAGAAGGCAATGTTATCCTTTTTCGTAAAGGTTTAACAGCAATATTGGTAGGAACTTTTCTGGCAATTACCTTAGCTTTGCTTATTGGTTATTTAGTAAGCCTTCCCGTGTTTGGTAGCGAAGTTATTAGCCGTTCAAAGCCCACTTTACTAGATTTAGGAATAGCGATTGCCGCCGGGGGAATTAGTGGTTTTGCTAAAGTACAGCCTAAGATTTCGGAAAGTTTAGCCGGAACTGCGATCGCCGTTGCTTTGATGCCACCAATTTGTGTTGTTGGCTTGGGTTTAGCTCAAGCTGATTGGTCGCTTAGTTTCGGCGCAACTCTCCTTTATTTGACCAATTTGCTGGGAATTACTCTGTCTTGTATGCTGACGTTTCTGATCGCGGGTTGCACTTCCGGTAAGCGCGCGCATAAAGCCCTTTTTTGGACGCTAGGTTTTACTGCTATACTCCTCGTTCCTCTAGGTGTAGGCTTTTTTCAATTAATTAGACAAGCTCAACTTGAAGCCAGTCTAAAACAAGCATTACTGAATCGAACTGTTACTTTGCAGAGGATGGTATTACTTAATAGTGATGTCAATTGGTTAACTAACCCGCCCCAAGTTCGTTTGAATGTTCGCACCAAAGAAGCTGTAACCCCAAGACAAGTGATGCTTTTAGAAGAATTTTTAGAAAAAGAAATAGGTCAAACATTTACTTTAATTTTTGAAGTTGGTCAAATTGAAGAAATTAGAAGAGAATCTCCAGATAGTTCTAACTTTTAA
- a CDS encoding cation:proton antiporter: MEDSLPIMVLISTTVVVGIGGQVLARWLQIPSIILLLLFGIVLGSSGLGLLEPSFLGSGLEVIVSLAISLILFEGGLNLQIRDLSSVSVSLRNLVTIGVLITLSGGAIAAHTLSKFPWAIAFLYASLVVVTGPTVVTPLLKLVGVEQRVATLLEGEGILIDPIGAIVAVITLTIVLSRHEVPLVLVGTAIPLLLLKGLGLRLGIGTAIGLVGGGLLSLLLRQSKSLPQELKNLVVLAAVWGAFSLAQALRSESGLLVAVLMGMILRASAIPEERLIRQFNEQLGILANSVLFVLLAADLSITNIFDLGWGSVLTVLTLMLIVRPINILLSTWNRGFSWKQQFFLSWIAPRGIVAASMASLSALSLTEAGIVGGEAMKALVFLTILMTVLIQGLTAGWVARWLGLQTRQVRTAIVGNTQLSQLLAQLLQQKGETVALIDLNADDANPVQLDDIPVISKYLDLEELEAEGIASLNTFLALTNNPELNGILAQRAVELFRPDIVAMLSQPPLNSRDNSSVAATGIRIAFAAQVSLNQWNQSFAANNVQLVEVVLQLENFAAQQSELQACIAAGSWLPLLVERDQQLQILLVDELWQVGDRITCLLDKSSSSPVPTLSQSHSKILLLPDQVPLKPVLLQTT; this comes from the coding sequence ATGGAAGATTCCTTACCGATTATGGTTCTGATTAGTACAACCGTAGTGGTTGGTATTGGTGGTCAGGTTTTAGCCAGATGGCTTCAGATCCCCAGTATTATTTTGCTGCTGCTGTTTGGCATTGTTCTAGGCTCTAGTGGTCTAGGTTTACTAGAGCCATCGTTTCTAGGTAGCGGCTTAGAAGTCATTGTCTCTCTAGCGATCTCCTTAATTTTATTTGAGGGAGGGCTAAACTTACAGATTCGCGATCTTAGCAGCGTCTCAGTTAGCCTCCGCAATCTCGTCACCATTGGGGTGCTGATCACGTTATCCGGCGGGGCGATCGCTGCCCATACGTTGAGCAAGTTTCCCTGGGCAATCGCCTTTCTCTACGCCTCTTTAGTGGTTGTCACAGGTCCAACGGTTGTGACACCCTTGCTGAAGTTGGTTGGGGTTGAACAGAGGGTCGCAACGCTATTAGAAGGCGAAGGGATTCTAATTGATCCGATTGGGGCGATCGTGGCAGTGATTACCCTCACGATTGTTTTGAGTCGGCATGAGGTGCCTTTAGTTCTGGTTGGAACGGCGATACCCTTGCTGCTGCTGAAAGGATTGGGGCTGAGGCTAGGGATTGGCACGGCGATTGGACTGGTTGGGGGCGGCTTACTAAGCTTGTTGCTAAGACAATCCAAATCTTTGCCGCAAGAATTGAAAAATCTAGTCGTACTCGCGGCAGTGTGGGGGGCTTTCAGTCTAGCACAAGCCCTACGAAGCGAATCAGGGCTATTAGTTGCTGTTTTGATGGGTATGATCTTGCGGGCATCTGCAATTCCCGAAGAACGTTTGATCCGGCAGTTTAATGAACAGTTGGGAATTCTGGCAAATTCGGTACTGTTTGTTTTGTTAGCGGCTGATTTGTCGATCACCAACATCTTTGATTTAGGTTGGGGAAGCGTCCTGACGGTGCTAACACTAATGCTCATTGTGCGCCCCATCAACATTCTGCTATCAACTTGGAATCGGGGCTTTAGCTGGAAACAGCAATTCTTTTTGTCTTGGATTGCCCCCCGTGGTATTGTCGCCGCATCAATGGCATCCTTATCTGCACTTTCCCTCACAGAAGCAGGCATCGTAGGAGGTGAGGCAATGAAAGCGCTCGTCTTTCTCACCATCCTAATGACAGTTTTGATTCAAGGACTTACCGCAGGCTGGGTTGCCCGGTGGCTAGGATTGCAGACAAGGCAGGTCAGAACTGCGATCGTGGGGAATACTCAGTTGAGTCAACTGCTAGCCCAGTTACTTCAACAGAAAGGAGAAACAGTGGCATTGATTGACCTCAATGCTGATGATGCTAATCCAGTTCAGCTAGATGACATTCCTGTAATCAGCAAATACTTAGATTTAGAGGAACTAGAAGCAGAAGGGATCGCATCATTGAACACCTTTTTGGCGCTGACTAACAATCCAGAACTCAACGGCATCTTGGCGCAACGAGCCGTAGAATTGTTTCGCCCAGACATCGTTGCGATGTTATCTCAGCCGCCATTGAACAGTAGAGATAATTCAAGCGTTGCGGCAACGGGAATTCGGATTGCGTTTGCTGCTCAAGTTTCCCTCAATCAGTGGAATCAGTCTTTTGCTGCAAACAACGTGCAACTCGTTGAGGTTGTGTTGCAACTGGAAAACTTTGCCGCCCAGCAGTCTGAGTTGCAAGCTTGTATTGCCGCAGGCAGTTGGCTACCGCTTTTGGTCGAGCGTGACCAGCAGTTGCAAATCCTGCTAGTCGATGAACTGTGGCAGGTGGGCGATCGCATCACTTGTTTACTAGATAAATCTTCATCCTCCCCTGTGCCGACACTGAGCCAGAGCCACTCAAAAATCTTACTTTTACCGGATCAAGTTCCACTAAAACCAGTTTTGCTGCAAACAACGTGA
- a CDS encoding Sodium/calcium exchanger protein, with product MQSEKSSLVSALDLAVSNLFGSNIFNIAILGICDLVYPGNLWANISGVHIFTAVVAMVMTSVAVVGLIYRAARPTRIYITWDGLALISLYMGGMYVIYRS from the coding sequence GTGCAATCAGAAAAAAGTAGCTTGGTATCTGCTTTAGATTTGGCAGTTTCTAACCTATTTGGTTCCAATATTTTTAACATCGCAATTTTGGGTATCTGCGATCTGGTGTATCCAGGCAATCTGTGGGCAAATATCTCTGGGGTGCATATTTTCACCGCAGTAGTAGCAATGGTAATGACTTCAGTTGCCGTTGTTGGGTTAATTTACCGCGCTGCTCGCCCTACAAGAATATACATTACTTGGGATGGACTGGCGCTGATATCACTCTACATGGGTGGGATGTATGTTATTTACCGTAGCTAA